The Actinomycetota bacterium genome contains a region encoding:
- a CDS encoding type IV secretory system conjugative DNA transfer family protein, which produces MRAFNFRAKKAPFYLYIDEFQNFATQSFIETLGEARKYRLSLILAHQNLSQMPKELQASVLANCGVVSCFRVSREDAQIGVKYFKDRKKIAIEYKRRLKKLTAIKEPKTFREPKKKRDKNLTF; this is translated from the coding sequence TTGAGAGCGTTTAATTTTAGAGCCAAAAAAGCTCCTTTTTATCTTTATATTGATGAGTTTCAGAATTTTGCTACCCAGAGTTTTATTGAGACTTTAGGTGAAGCAAGAAAATATAGGCTTTCTTTAATTTTGGCTCATCAAAATTTAAGCCAGATGCCAAAAGAATTGCAAGCTTCCGTTCTTGCAAATTGTGGAGTTGTATCCTGTTTTAGGGTTTCCAGAGAAGACGCCCAAATAGGAGTAAAATATTTCAAGGATAGAAAAAAGATAGCCATAGAATATAAGAGAAGATTAAAGAAACTTACTGCTATTAAAGAACCAAAAACCTTTAGAGAGCCAAAGAAAAAAAGAGATAAAAAC